AAAAGTCACCAGAATGGATCAGCCCGCCGGGACTTTCATGTCCATCGCTGGCCGGAAGCCGGCGTTCTGGTGCGGGGGCAAGTATCGCCCTCCGCCTTTGCCCTTGCCGCCTTCCGGTGCGTTCCGCATCTTGCGGTCATGTCGCAACGGATGATTTCGGACGTGCTCGCGAAGCCCGATACGGCGCTGGAAATGACGCTGCGGCCTTCGGTGTTCTCCGATTTCACGGGCCAACCAAAGGTCAAAGAGCGATTGGAAATCACCGTTGCCGCCGCCCGGCAGCGCGGTGAAGCCCTCGACCACGTCCTCCTCTCCGGTCCGCCCGGTTTGGGCAAGACCACGCTCGCGAACATCCTGGCCAAGGCGATGGGCACAAACCTCAAGGCGACCAGTGGACCCACGATTGAAAAGGCCGCCGATCTCGCGGGCTTGCTTACCAACCTCGAGGAAGGCGATGTGCTGTTCATCGACGAAATCCACCGGCTGCAAAAGACGATTGAGGAATACCTCTATCCCGCCATGGAGGACTTCAAGCTGGACATCATCATCGACCAGGGACCGAATGCGCGCAGTGTGCGGCTGAACCTGCCACGCTTTACCCTGATTGGGGCGACGACGCGCAGCGGCCTGCTCACCGCCCCTCTGCTCACGCGCTTTCCCGTGCGCGAACGACTGGACTACTACGAGGCCGCCCAGCTCACGCGCATCGTCGAACGCGCAGCCCGATTGTTGAACATCGAAATTGAACCCGCCGGCGCCCATGAAATCGCACGGCGCAGCCGCGGCACGCCCCGCATCAGC
This genomic stretch from Verrucomicrobiia bacterium harbors:
- the ruvB gene encoding Holliday junction branch migration DNA helicase RuvB, with the protein product MSQRMISDVLAKPDTALEMTLRPSVFSDFTGQPKVKERLEITVAAARQRGEALDHVLLSGPPGLGKTTLANILAKAMGTNLKATSGPTIEKAADLAGLLTNLEEGDVLFIDEIHRLQKTIEEYLYPAMEDFKLDIIIDQGPNARSVRLNLPRFTLIGATTRSGLLTAPLLTRFPVRERLDYYEAAQLTRIVERAARLLNIEIEPAGAHEIARRSRGTPRISNNLLRRVRDYAQVRHDGRVTAEIADRALAILEIDENGLDEMDKRILEAIIVKFSGGPVGVNSLAVAVGEEPDTLEEVYEPYLIMEGYLKRTSQGRVATELSYQKLGIKPAAGRQEGLL